A window from Mya arenaria isolate MELC-2E11 chromosome 9, ASM2691426v1 encodes these proteins:
- the LOC128246348 gene encoding uncharacterized protein LOC128246348 — translation MYLSGPGTQIAPCIGLGRFRLLLLLLPSLPLLVCLLLLLCLLLLLLPLPLLLCLLLLLCLLLLLLPLPLLLCLLLLLCLLLLLLPLPLLLCLLLLPSLPLLLCLLLLLLSLPLLLCLLLLPSLPLLLCLLLLLLSLPLLLCLLLLPSLPLLLCLLLLLLSLPLLLCLLLLPSLPLLLCLLLLLPSLPMLLCLLLLLPSLPMLLCLLLLLLPLPLLLCLLLLLLPLPLLLCLLLLLCLLLLLLPLPLLLCLLLLLCLLLLLLPLPLLLCLLLLPSLPLLLCLLLLLLSLPLLLCLLLLLSLPLLLCLLLLLLSLPLLLCLLLLPSLPLLLCLLLLLLSLPLLLCLLLLPSLPLPLLLCLLLLPSLPLLLCLLLLLLSLPLLLCLLLLPSLPLLLSLPLLLCLLLLPSLPLLLCLLLLLPSLPLLLCLLLLPSLPLLLCLLLLPSLPLLLCLLLLLPSLPLLLCLLLLLFL, via the exons ATGTATCTGTCGGGGCCGGGTACTCAAATTGCACCATGTATCGGTCTGGGCCGG TTCAgattactgctactgctgctgccgTCCCTGCCCCTGCTGGTGTGCCTGCTACTGCTGCTGTgcctgctactgctgctgctgccccTGCCCCTGCTGCTGTGCCTGCTACTGCTGCTGTgcctgctactgctgctgctgccccTGCCCCTGCTGCTGTGCCTGCTACTGCTGCTGTgcctgctactgctgctgctgccccTGCCCCTGCTGCTGTGCCTGCTACTGCTACCGTCCCTGCCCCTACTGCTGTGCctgttactgctgctgctgtcCCTGCCCCTGCTGCTGTGCCTGCTACTGCTGCCGTCCCTGCCCCTGCTGCTGTgcctgctactgctgctgctatcCCTGCCCCTGCTGCTGTGCCTGCTACTGCTGCCGTCCCTGCCCCTGCTGCTGTgcctgctactgctgctgctgtccCTGCCCCTGCTGCTGTGCCTGCTACTGCTGCCTTCCCTGCCCCTGCTGCTGTgcctgctactgctgctgccgTCCCTGCCCATGCTGCTGTgcctgctactgctgctgccgTCCCTGCCCATGCTGCTGTgcctgctactgctgctgctgccccTGCCCCTGCTGCTGTgcctgctactgctgctgctgccccTGCCCCTGCTGCTGTGCCTGCTACTGCTGCTGTgcctgctactgctgctgctgccccTGCCCCTGCTGCTGTGCCTGCTACTGCTGCTGTgcctgctactgctgctgctgccccTGCCCCTGCTGCTGTGCCTGCTACTGCTGCCGTCCCTGCCCCTACTGCTGTgcctgctactgctgctgctgtccCTGCCCCTGCTGCTGTGCCTGCTACTGCTGCTGTCCCTGCCCCTGCTGCTGTgcctgctactgctgctgctatcCCTGCCCCTGCTGCTGTGCCTGCTACTGCTGCCGTCCCTGCCCCTGCTGCTGTgcctgctactgctgctgctgtccCTGCCCCTGCTGCTGTGCCTGCTACTGCTGCCTTCCCTGCCCCTGCCCCTGCTGCTGTGCCTGCTACTGCTGCCGTCCCTGCCCCTGCTGCTGTgcctgctactgctgctgctgtccCTGCCCCTGCTGCTGTGCCTGCTACTGCTGCCTTCCCTGCCCCTGCTGCTGTCCCTGCCCCTGCTGCTGTGCCTGCTACTGCTGCCTTCCCTGCCCCTGCTGCTGTgcctgctactgctgctgccgTCCCTGCCCCTGCTGCTGTGCCTGCTACTGCTGCCGTCCCTGCCCCTGCTGCTGTGCCTGCTACTGCTGCCTTCCCTGCCTCTGCTGCTGTgcctgctactgctgctgccgTCCCTGCCCCTGCTGCTGTGcctgctactgctgctgttcCTGTGA
- the LOC128246347 gene encoding copy number protein-like yields MLLLLFLLLLLFLLHLLLFMLHLLLFLLHLLLFLLQMLLFLLLLLLFLLHLLLFLLLLLFLLLMLFLLHLLFFLLLLLFLLLPLFLLHLLLFLLHLLLFMLLFLFLLHLLLLLLDLLLFLLHLLLFLQLLLFPLHLLLFLLLLLFLLHLFFLLHLLLFLLLLLLFLLLLLFLLHLLLFLLHLLLFLLLLLLFLLLLLLFLLRLLLFLNTSDVSATTAATFAAILEYV; encoded by the coding sequence ATGCTACTGCTGTTGTTCCTGCTATTGCTGTTGTTCCTGCTACATCTGCTGTTGTTCATGCTACATCTGCTACTGTTCCTGCTACATCTGCTGTTGTTCCTGCTACAAATGCTGCTGTtcctgctactactgctgctgttTCTGTTACATCTGCTGTTGTTcctgctactgctgctgttcCTGCTACTGATGTTGTTCCTGCTACATCTGCTGTTTTTCCTGCTATTGCTGCTTTTCCTGCTACTGCCGTTGTTCCTGCTACACCTGCTGTTGTTCCTGCTACATCTGCTGCTCTTCATGCTACTGTTTTTATTCTTGCTACATCTGCTGCTCCTCCTGCTAGATCTGTTGTTGTTCCTGCTACATCTGCTGTTGTTCCTACAACTGCTTTTGTTCCCGCTACATCTGCTGTTGTTCCTGCTACTGCTGTTGTTCCTGCTACATCTGTTTTTCCTGCTACATCTGCTGCTGTtcctgctactactgctgctgttCCTGCTACTGCTGTTGTTCCTGCTACATCTGTTGTTGTTCCTGCTACATCTGCTGCTGTtcctgctactactgctgctgttcctgctactactgctgctgttCCTGCTACGTTTGCTGCTATTCTTGAATACGTCTGATGTttctgctactactgctgctacgtTTGCTGCTATTCTTGAATACGTCTGA